In Salinibacterium sp. ZJ70, one DNA window encodes the following:
- a CDS encoding SpaH/EbpB family LPXTG-anchored major pilin produces the protein MRTTTKNLAAGAGALLTAAALALGGSAAAFAAPPLPAPESSDVIITKLKQQTPLGAPGDGTEWDSYDPASRIDGVTFEAYLVPGTGKDGANDIGTNAGQQAAAQLTPSAAQSSIDAASPAVVPTTGVTGAAGTAGQIRWDDLPRGLYLVKENLSSMPAGVTASAPFLLAVPMTDPVNRDAWMDTIYIYPKNAAVTAVKTVDNASVLTVGETVDWTIATDIPLLQNPSFDGSEPVSATNPQFVAPDAYRIDDTLVDEQLTLAPAFVEGANGGIVVTVAGAALTEGTDYAVVRDLSVTGQTTYRIVFEAAGLTKLAEAVNADATAQVEVTLTTTVQSADEITNNANFFPNQNAITNNRPFPATPSQVKYGSTQLNKVSTDAAASLAGAQFRVFASEADALAQTNPLMPAVDTDNYDAATGTWTTPASGELVLEGLRFSNFADGEAQLPFLDASGNQTDVEADKATDNPKYQTYWLVEVEALAGHQLLAEPIAFTITSTDASATAFEVTNQHNTGAFVLPLTGGTGTAFLTIAGIALLAVVLLVARRRRAQAVTAE, from the coding sequence ATGAGAACAACCACCAAGAACCTCGCCGCAGGTGCGGGTGCGCTGCTCACCGCAGCCGCTCTCGCGCTGGGCGGTTCGGCGGCCGCGTTCGCGGCCCCGCCGCTACCGGCCCCCGAGTCCAGTGACGTGATCATCACCAAGCTCAAGCAGCAGACGCCGCTGGGTGCCCCCGGTGATGGCACCGAGTGGGACAGCTACGACCCTGCTTCGCGCATCGACGGCGTCACGTTCGAGGCCTACCTCGTGCCGGGCACCGGTAAGGACGGCGCAAACGACATCGGCACCAACGCCGGGCAGCAGGCTGCCGCTCAGCTCACACCGTCGGCAGCGCAGAGCTCCATCGACGCCGCCTCGCCCGCGGTAGTCCCCACCACCGGGGTCACCGGGGCGGCGGGCACGGCTGGTCAGATTCGGTGGGACGACCTGCCGCGCGGTCTGTACCTGGTCAAGGAGAACCTGAGCTCCATGCCTGCGGGCGTGACTGCCTCGGCGCCGTTCCTGCTTGCTGTTCCCATGACCGACCCGGTCAACCGGGACGCCTGGATGGACACGATCTACATCTACCCGAAGAACGCGGCCGTCACGGCCGTGAAGACGGTGGACAACGCGTCTGTGCTGACCGTCGGTGAGACCGTCGACTGGACGATCGCAACCGACATCCCGCTGCTCCAGAACCCCTCGTTCGATGGCAGCGAGCCGGTTTCGGCCACGAACCCGCAGTTCGTTGCCCCCGATGCCTACCGCATCGACGACACTCTCGTTGACGAGCAGCTCACGTTGGCGCCCGCCTTCGTCGAAGGTGCGAACGGTGGCATCGTGGTGACCGTCGCTGGTGCAGCCCTCACCGAAGGAACCGACTACGCGGTCGTTCGCGACCTCTCGGTGACCGGCCAGACCACCTACCGCATCGTTTTCGAAGCTGCTGGTCTCACGAAGCTTGCAGAAGCGGTCAACGCTGACGCCACCGCTCAGGTGGAAGTCACCCTCACCACGACGGTGCAGTCCGCTGACGAGATCACCAACAACGCGAACTTCTTCCCGAACCAGAACGCGATCACGAACAACCGTCCTTTCCCGGCAACCCCGTCGCAGGTGAAGTACGGCAGCACCCAGCTGAACAAGGTCAGCACCGACGCCGCTGCGTCGCTCGCCGGCGCTCAGTTCCGTGTATTCGCTTCGGAGGCCGACGCGCTCGCACAGACCAACCCGCTGATGCCGGCTGTTGACACCGACAACTACGACGCGGCGACCGGAACCTGGACGACTCCCGCCAGCGGCGAGCTCGTGCTCGAGGGTCTGCGCTTCAGCAACTTCGCTGATGGAGAGGCACAGCTTCCCTTCCTCGACGCGTCGGGTAACCAGACCGATGTCGAGGCAGACAAGGCAACTGACAACCCGAAGTACCAGACCTACTGGCTGGTCGAGGTTGAGGCGCTTGCGGGCCACCAGCTTCTCGCAGAGCCGATCGCGTTCACCATCACCAGCACCGACGCGAGCGCGACAGCGTTCGAGGTGACGAACCAGCACAACACTGGCGCGTTCGTTCTGCCGCTCACCGGTGGCACGGGCACGGCGTTCCTCACCATCGCCGGTATTGCTCTCCTCGCTGTCGTTCTGCTCGTTGCGCGTCGTCGCCGCGCTCAGGCAGTGACTGCGGAGTAA
- a CDS encoding DUF1990 family protein has protein sequence MAEPEVTYAAVGRSLDDVPDETGFRTTQRDVELGHGAEVFARAAAATMSWQIQRGAGIRVQVDAVEPVRTLRAGDAAIMRVPLWPWEVPCLVVATIDEPRRIGFAYGTLPGHPESGEESFVVEHLPDDSVVLRIRAFSRPATWLFRIGYPAVLLMQRIYTDRYVRALLAHLR, from the coding sequence ATGGCCGAGCCTGAGGTGACGTACGCCGCCGTGGGCCGCAGTCTCGACGACGTTCCCGACGAGACCGGGTTCCGGACGACACAGCGTGACGTCGAGCTCGGGCACGGCGCCGAGGTGTTCGCGCGCGCGGCTGCCGCGACGATGTCGTGGCAGATCCAGCGCGGCGCTGGCATCCGCGTGCAGGTCGACGCTGTCGAGCCCGTCCGCACGCTGCGCGCCGGGGACGCCGCGATCATGCGCGTGCCGCTCTGGCCGTGGGAGGTGCCCTGCCTCGTCGTGGCGACGATCGACGAGCCGCGCCGCATCGGATTCGCGTACGGCACGCTTCCGGGGCACCCGGAGAGCGGGGAGGAATCGTTCGTGGTCGAGCATCTGCCGGATGACTCGGTCGTGCTGCGAATCCGGGCATTCTCGCGGCCGGCGACGTGGCTCTTCCGCATCGGATACCCCGCCGTGCTGCTCATGCAGCGCATCTACACCGACCGCTACGTTCGCGCGCTCCTCGCCCACCTGCGCTGA
- the lepA gene encoding translation elongation factor 4, which produces MSPRALKPLSPAATDPSRIRNFCIIAHIDHGKSTLADRMLQITGVVSDRDMRAQYLDRMDIERERGITIKSQAVRMPWEVDGETFALNMIDTPGHVDFTYEVSRSLAACEGAILLVDAAQGIEAQTLANLYLAMENDLEIIPVLNKIDLPAADPEKYAKEIAQLIGGDPEEVLRVSGKTGMGVEALLDRVVGRVPAPVGDANAPARAMIFDSVYDSYRGVVTYVRMVDGKLNPRERIQMMSTRATHEILEIGVSSPEPTPSKGLGVGEVGYLITGVKDVRQSKVGDTVTTLAKPATEALPGYTDPLPMVFSGVYPIDGSDYPELREALDKLKLSDAALQYEPETSVALGFGFRCGFLGLLHLEIITERLSREFGLDLITTAPSVPYQVTTDDKKTVTVTNPSEYPTGTKIAEVLEPIVNASILAPKEYVGAIMELCQQRRGTMKSMDYLGEDRVELKYTLPLGEIVFDFFDQLKSKTQGYASLDYEPAGEAPGDLVKVDILLQGETVDAFSAIVHKDKAYAYGTMMATRLRELIPRQQFEVPIQAAIGARIIARENIRAMRKDVLAKCYGGDISRKRKLLEKQKEGKKRMKMVGRVEVPQEAFIAALSGDVEKAKDKK; this is translated from the coding sequence ATGTCACCCCGCGCCCTGAAGCCTCTCTCGCCTGCTGCGACCGATCCGTCGCGCATCCGCAATTTCTGCATCATCGCGCACATCGACCACGGCAAGTCGACCCTCGCTGACCGCATGCTGCAGATCACGGGCGTCGTGTCCGACCGTGACATGCGCGCCCAGTACCTCGACCGCATGGACATCGAGCGCGAGCGCGGCATCACGATCAAGTCGCAGGCCGTGCGCATGCCGTGGGAGGTCGACGGCGAGACGTTCGCCCTCAACATGATCGACACCCCCGGCCACGTCGACTTCACCTACGAGGTCAGCCGCTCGCTCGCAGCCTGCGAGGGCGCGATCCTGCTCGTCGACGCAGCTCAGGGCATCGAGGCCCAGACGCTCGCGAACCTGTACCTCGCGATGGAGAACGATCTCGAGATCATCCCCGTCCTCAACAAGATCGATCTCCCGGCAGCCGACCCCGAGAAGTACGCGAAGGAGATCGCCCAGCTCATCGGCGGCGACCCTGAGGAGGTCCTCCGGGTGTCGGGCAAGACCGGCATGGGCGTCGAGGCGCTTCTCGATCGCGTCGTCGGCCGCGTTCCCGCGCCCGTGGGCGATGCGAACGCGCCGGCACGCGCCATGATCTTCGACTCCGTGTACGACTCCTATCGCGGTGTCGTCACCTACGTCCGCATGGTCGACGGAAAGCTGAACCCGCGCGAGCGCATTCAGATGATGTCGACCCGCGCCACCCACGAGATCCTCGAGATCGGCGTGAGCTCGCCCGAGCCGACTCCGTCGAAGGGGCTCGGCGTGGGCGAGGTGGGCTACCTCATCACGGGCGTGAAGGACGTGCGCCAGTCGAAGGTCGGCGACACCGTCACGACTCTGGCGAAGCCCGCCACCGAAGCACTGCCCGGATACACCGACCCGCTGCCGATGGTGTTCTCGGGCGTCTACCCGATCGACGGCTCCGACTACCCGGAGCTGCGCGAGGCCCTCGACAAGCTCAAGCTCTCGGATGCGGCGCTGCAGTACGAGCCCGAGACCTCCGTCGCGCTCGGCTTCGGCTTCCGCTGCGGCTTCCTCGGCCTCCTGCACCTCGAGATCATCACCGAGCGTCTCAGCCGCGAATTCGGCCTCGACCTCATCACGACCGCGCCGAGCGTGCCGTACCAGGTGACGACCGACGACAAGAAGACCGTGACGGTGACCAACCCGTCCGAGTACCCGACCGGCACGAAGATCGCCGAGGTGCTCGAGCCGATCGTCAACGCGTCGATTCTCGCGCCGAAGGAGTACGTCGGGGCGATCATGGAGCTCTGCCAGCAGCGCCGTGGCACCATGAAGTCGATGGACTACCTCGGCGAGGACCGCGTCGAGCTCAAGTACACCCTCCCGCTCGGCGAGATCGTCTTCGACTTCTTCGACCAGCTGAAATCGAAGACCCAGGGCTACGCATCGCTCGACTACGAGCCCGCGGGCGAGGCGCCCGGCGACCTCGTGAAGGTCGACATCCTGCTTCAGGGCGAGACGGTCGACGCGTTCAGCGCGATTGTGCACAAGGACAAGGCCTATGCCTACGGCACCATGATGGCGACGCGCCTGCGCGAACTCATCCCGCGCCAGCAGTTCGAGGTGCCCATCCAGGCGGCGATCGGCGCGCGCATCATCGCGCGCGAGAACATCCGCGCGATGCGCAAGGACGTTCTCGCCAAGTGCTACGGCGGCGACATCTCACGTAAGCGCAAGCTCCTCGAGAAGCAGAAGGAGGGAAAGAAGCGCATGAAGATGGTCGGTCGCGTGGAGGTCCCCCAGGAGGCGTTCATCGCCGCGCTCTCGGGTGATGTCGAGAAGGCCAAGGACAAGAAGTAG
- a CDS encoding DUF1990 family protein yields MTSSRSRSLSYAPEGMSRPGAAPPAGFRVGDRRVRLGEGDVLWDRAASIVDGWVVKKGVGFVVAPDDARVVVGRDYATRFGVGRLRLLEPVRVVWTVDEPDRRGFGYGTLTGHPLRGEECFLVERDADGSVWFRTRTVSRVAGSWWPLWLGIRLVQPLMQRRYAQSALVQAAALRVTW; encoded by the coding sequence GTGACATCGTCGAGATCTCGCTCGCTCAGCTACGCGCCCGAAGGCATGTCGCGCCCCGGCGCGGCTCCTCCCGCAGGGTTCCGCGTGGGCGACCGCCGTGTGCGGCTCGGGGAGGGGGACGTCCTCTGGGATCGGGCGGCGTCGATCGTCGACGGCTGGGTGGTGAAGAAGGGCGTCGGCTTCGTCGTCGCGCCGGATGACGCGCGCGTGGTCGTCGGGCGCGATTACGCGACCCGGTTCGGTGTGGGGCGCCTGCGGCTGCTCGAACCGGTGCGCGTCGTGTGGACGGTCGACGAGCCCGATCGCCGCGGTTTCGGCTACGGCACGCTGACGGGGCATCCGCTGCGCGGCGAGGAGTGCTTTCTCGTGGAACGGGATGCCGACGGATCGGTGTGGTTCCGCACGCGCACGGTGTCGCGCGTCGCGGGCTCCTGGTGGCCCCTGTGGCTCGGCATCCGTCTCGTGCAGCCGCTCATGCAACGACGGTACGCGCAGAGCGCTCTCGTCCAGGCTGCGGCGCTTAGAGTGACCTGGTGA
- a CDS encoding DUF1990 family protein, producing the protein MSPASSPPGDAMRRSTAPASTAFRDPSQLWRVPVTYGAVGGAQAGDLMAYPPSGYRPFERRIRIGHGEERWEFAWMRVMSWGIQRGAGLRVTPIEAPPEATDAAYIPVAFDDDGNPIQRATVGEAGEALYTSEGDPILRAGDSGLLRAPFWPQTFPVRVVYIIDEKDRRGAAFGTLPGHPLSGEELFVVERRPDGSVWFTVRILSRASEGWWRLATPFLRVVQAVYVRRYLTELTGPLPLLADA; encoded by the coding sequence GTGTCACCTGCGTCATCGCCCCCCGGCGACGCCATGCGACGGTCGACGGCCCCCGCCTCGACCGCTTTTCGCGACCCCTCGCAGCTGTGGCGCGTGCCGGTCACCTATGGCGCGGTCGGGGGTGCCCAGGCGGGCGACCTGATGGCCTACCCGCCGAGCGGCTACCGGCCGTTCGAACGCCGCATCCGCATCGGCCACGGCGAGGAGCGGTGGGAGTTCGCGTGGATGCGCGTCATGAGCTGGGGCATCCAGCGCGGCGCGGGCCTGCGGGTCACCCCGATCGAGGCTCCCCCCGAGGCCACGGATGCCGCGTACATCCCCGTCGCGTTCGATGACGACGGCAACCCCATCCAGCGCGCCACCGTCGGCGAGGCAGGGGAGGCGCTCTACACCTCTGAAGGCGACCCCATCCTGCGCGCGGGCGATTCGGGTCTGCTGCGCGCGCCGTTCTGGCCGCAGACCTTCCCGGTTCGCGTCGTGTACATCATCGACGAGAAGGATCGGCGTGGTGCCGCCTTCGGAACGCTTCCCGGCCACCCGCTGTCGGGCGAGGAGCTGTTCGTCGTCGAACGTCGTCCGGATGGGTCGGTGTGGTTCACGGTGCGCATCCTGTCGCGCGCATCGGAAGGCTGGTGGCGTCTCGCGACGCCGTTCCTGCGGGTGGTGCAGGCGGTCTATGTCCGCCGTTACCTCACCGAACTCACGGGCCCGCTGCCGCTGCTTGCCGACGCGTAG
- a CDS encoding SpaH/EbpB family LPXTG-anchored major pilin yields the protein MTTSLFRAVAVAAGAMFTAIAVSSGAVAAHAAPLLPVIDPDQVTAIVVHKLEQPVDPGLAADGLPLDTAGFSPVAGAGFSATRVPGVDVMTPEGQRAAAAMTPSDAAALISSASPDATGTTGSDGLTTLSPLAVGLYYVQETVTPAGYVGAAPFLVALPMTHPTDRGGWLSTVHVYPKGAPARLTLDVSDANARALGDEVTWTARADIPRMPTIDGYRIVHEIDPKLDLVDGTARVRVAFGASGAPVLEGGVHYTVSLSPDGLTFTVDFTESGRTLLAQHTGSHVLVEFPTTVLGEGELVVKASLYPSKAIIDAAEGAPGPVEAQNLTKWGALKVQATERGKPWNPVAGACFMVYASEADARDRVNPITVNGVSEWRTDANGLLNVNGLRFSAFVDGLDREASDPLYRHYWAVPSCVPTGWKWTDDRPLPGVIDSVINAKALAFEVEDSNDLATTGAQVAGTALLAAVLIGGGLLLVARRRERQSESAHTL from the coding sequence ATGACGACCTCTCTTTTCCGTGCCGTCGCGGTCGCTGCGGGCGCGATGTTCACTGCGATCGCGGTGTCTTCCGGGGCGGTTGCCGCGCACGCTGCCCCGCTTCTTCCCGTGATCGATCCGGATCAGGTCACGGCAATCGTTGTTCACAAACTCGAGCAACCGGTCGATCCGGGCCTCGCCGCCGACGGTCTCCCTCTCGACACGGCGGGCTTCAGTCCCGTTGCGGGAGCTGGCTTCAGCGCGACCCGCGTTCCGGGCGTCGATGTCATGACGCCCGAAGGTCAGCGTGCTGCTGCCGCGATGACTCCGTCTGATGCGGCGGCATTGATCTCCTCGGCATCTCCCGATGCCACTGGCACGACCGGTTCAGACGGCCTCACCACGCTGTCACCGCTCGCCGTTGGTCTCTACTACGTTCAGGAGACGGTCACGCCCGCCGGGTATGTCGGTGCCGCTCCGTTCCTCGTCGCTCTTCCCATGACTCACCCCACTGACCGTGGCGGATGGCTGTCGACTGTGCACGTGTATCCGAAGGGTGCACCGGCGCGCCTGACGCTCGATGTGTCGGATGCGAACGCACGGGCGCTCGGCGACGAAGTCACGTGGACCGCGCGCGCCGACATCCCGCGCATGCCGACCATCGACGGCTACCGGATCGTTCACGAGATCGATCCGAAGCTTGATCTCGTCGACGGCACGGCGCGCGTCCGCGTGGCTTTCGGCGCCTCTGGAGCGCCTGTTCTTGAGGGTGGCGTTCACTACACGGTCTCTCTCTCGCCCGACGGTCTGACGTTCACCGTCGACTTCACGGAGTCGGGGCGGACGCTGCTCGCGCAGCACACGGGCTCGCACGTGCTCGTGGAATTCCCCACCACGGTTCTGGGAGAGGGCGAGCTTGTCGTGAAAGCCTCGCTGTATCCCAGCAAGGCGATCATCGATGCCGCTGAGGGTGCCCCCGGCCCTGTTGAAGCTCAGAACCTCACTAAGTGGGGCGCGTTGAAGGTGCAAGCGACGGAGCGCGGGAAGCCGTGGAACCCTGTCGCTGGGGCCTGTTTCATGGTGTACGCGAGCGAAGCAGATGCGCGTGATCGGGTCAATCCGATCACTGTCAACGGCGTGAGCGAGTGGCGAACCGATGCCAACGGCCTGCTGAATGTGAACGGCTTGCGGTTCAGCGCATTCGTGGATGGCTTGGACCGCGAGGCGAGCGACCCGCTCTACCGTCACTACTGGGCTGTGCCCTCGTGTGTGCCCACCGGCTGGAAGTGGACAGACGATCGGCCACTTCCCGGCGTAATCGACTCCGTCATCAACGCGAAGGCTCTCGCCTTTGAGGTGGAGGATTCGAACGATCTGGCGACGACCGGCGCGCAGGTGGCGGGTACCGCTTTGCTCGCCGCGGTGCTGATCGGTGGCGGCCTTCTCCTCGTTGCTCGCCGCCGGGAGCGCCAGAGCGAATCAGCGCACACGTTGTGA
- a CDS encoding DUF4190 domain-containing protein, with amino-acid sequence MTETTSLPAIDADPHVGSAQSPTAVPTVPSESASGANSSGFGIASLVLGIASIPTGLAIAAVAAIVLGFVARAKEPAARTMANWGIVLGIVGLFGGVILGMLGFLVFTPFALLGLGWFWI; translated from the coding sequence ATGACAGAGACGACCTCCCTTCCCGCCATCGACGCCGACCCGCACGTCGGTTCCGCGCAGTCGCCGACTGCGGTGCCGACAGTGCCCTCGGAGTCGGCCTCGGGTGCGAACTCGAGCGGATTCGGCATTGCGAGCCTCGTGCTCGGAATCGCGTCGATCCCCACGGGGCTCGCGATCGCCGCGGTTGCCGCGATCGTCCTCGGGTTCGTGGCGCGGGCGAAGGAGCCGGCTGCGCGCACGATGGCCAACTGGGGCATCGTGCTCGGCATTGTCGGACTCTTCGGAGGCGTCATCCTCGGGATGCTCGGCTTCCTCGTCTTCACGCCGTTCGCGCTTCTTGGCCTCGGGTGGTTCTGGATCTGA
- the holA gene encoding DNA polymerase III subunit delta has translation MAVASKASKSVISQVAWHAVTQAPVVLVTGPETLLADRAVRALRDGMRAADPSLEVSDIDAGQYAPGQLLTLASPSLFGEPRLIRVSQVEKCTDAFLEEAISYLSAPADDTVVVLRHGGGVRGKKLLDAIRSGRGGGIEVVCAELKREGDKIDFANAEFRAAKRKVTAGAVRALVAAFTDDLAELAAACRQLISDTDGDITEAVVDKYYSGRSEVTAFAVADAAIAGRAGEALGLLRHALSSGSDPVPMVAAFAMKIRTMAKLAGSRGSSNDLARQFGLQAWQVDRARRDLQGWSDEGLARAISALASADAEVKGAGRDPVYSLERLVGVIASRGAR, from the coding sequence ATGGCGGTTGCATCGAAGGCATCGAAATCGGTGATCTCGCAGGTGGCGTGGCATGCGGTGACGCAAGCTCCTGTGGTGCTGGTGACCGGCCCCGAGACTCTTCTCGCCGACCGCGCTGTTCGCGCGCTTCGCGACGGCATGCGCGCGGCGGATCCCAGCCTCGAAGTGTCCGACATCGACGCTGGCCAGTACGCTCCCGGGCAGCTGCTCACTCTCGCGAGCCCGTCGTTGTTCGGCGAGCCGCGTCTCATCCGGGTGAGCCAGGTGGAGAAGTGCACTGACGCGTTCCTCGAAGAGGCGATTTCGTACCTCAGCGCTCCTGCTGACGACACGGTTGTGGTGCTGCGTCATGGGGGAGGGGTGCGCGGCAAGAAGTTGCTCGATGCGATTCGCTCGGGGCGGGGCGGCGGCATCGAAGTGGTGTGTGCCGAACTCAAGCGGGAGGGCGACAAGATCGACTTCGCGAACGCCGAGTTTCGTGCCGCCAAGCGCAAGGTCACTGCAGGTGCTGTGCGTGCTCTCGTTGCAGCGTTCACCGACGATCTTGCCGAGCTAGCCGCTGCGTGCCGCCAGCTCATCTCCGACACGGATGGCGATATCACCGAGGCAGTCGTCGACAAGTACTACTCCGGCCGTTCCGAGGTCACCGCTTTTGCGGTCGCGGATGCCGCGATCGCGGGGCGCGCGGGCGAGGCCCTCGGGTTGTTGCGGCACGCCTTGTCGTCGGGCTCAGACCCGGTGCCGATGGTTGCGGCGTTCGCCATGAAGATTCGTACCATGGCGAAGCTTGCGGGGTCGCGCGGGTCGTCGAACGACCTTGCCCGCCAGTTCGGGTTGCAGGCATGGCAGGTGGATCGTGCTCGCCGCGACCTGCAGGGCTGGTCAGACGAGGGGCTCGCGCGCGCCATCTCCGCACTCGCGTCGGCTGACGCGGAGGTAAAGGGTGCTGGCCGTGACCCGGTGTATTCGCTGGAACGTCTGGTGGGTGTGATCGCTTCTCGCGGCGCCCGCTAA
- the rpsT gene encoding 30S ribosomal protein S20: MANIKSQIKRIGTNKKAQERNKAVKSELKTVITATRKAVAAGDKAAAETALVKATKKLDKAVSKGVIHQNQAANRKSAIAKQVAAL; this comes from the coding sequence ATGGCGAACATCAAGTCGCAGATCAAGCGCATCGGCACCAACAAGAAGGCGCAGGAGCGCAACAAGGCCGTCAAGAGCGAGCTCAAGACGGTCATCACGGCCACCCGCAAGGCTGTCGCCGCGGGCGACAAGGCTGCGGCCGAGACCGCCCTCGTCAAGGCCACCAAGAAGCTCGACAAGGCTGTCAGCAAGGGCGTCATCCACCAGAACCAGGCCGCCAACCGCAAGTCGGCGATCGCGAAGCAGGTTGCCGCGCTGTAA
- a CDS encoding class C sortase, giving the protein MTATTARPQSQKRHTLVNVVLQLAAMVAIGLLVYPDAANWVNSIGHNSEISGYVREVESTPSEERERILDAAYAYNDQLEPGPLTDPYISMSQDAQERSKLYQAYEEMLRVSGTDAIGTLNFPAVNIALPIFHGTSEEAISQGVGHMYGTSLPVGGPSTRSVLTAHSGLPHAALFTPLHAAKVGDTFWISVLGEDHHYIVREIEMVEPGNTESLRIIEGEDWVTLFTCTPVGVNSHRLLVHAERIPDADAGPLEQTISGDGVPLGFPWWAVWFVGGSALIAWILFVPPRKKSRKRPLPSAPESPSGAPSSSATRATVSEPLTRLEGEQ; this is encoded by the coding sequence GTGACGGCCACCACCGCGCGCCCGCAATCGCAGAAGCGCCACACGCTCGTCAATGTCGTCCTGCAACTCGCAGCGATGGTCGCGATCGGCCTGCTCGTGTATCCCGATGCTGCTAACTGGGTGAACAGCATCGGACACAACTCCGAGATCTCGGGGTATGTGCGCGAAGTCGAGAGCACCCCGTCTGAGGAGCGTGAGCGCATCCTCGATGCGGCGTACGCGTATAACGATCAGCTGGAGCCGGGCCCCCTCACTGACCCCTACATCTCGATGTCGCAAGACGCGCAGGAGCGCAGCAAGCTCTATCAGGCGTACGAGGAGATGTTGCGTGTGAGCGGCACCGACGCAATCGGCACGCTCAATTTTCCTGCCGTCAACATTGCGTTGCCCATCTTCCACGGCACGTCCGAGGAGGCCATTTCCCAGGGCGTCGGCCACATGTATGGCACGTCGTTGCCGGTCGGTGGACCGTCGACGCGTTCGGTGTTGACCGCGCACAGTGGGCTTCCGCACGCGGCTCTCTTCACTCCGTTGCACGCTGCCAAGGTGGGCGACACGTTCTGGATCTCGGTGCTCGGCGAGGATCACCACTACATCGTTCGCGAGATCGAGATGGTCGAACCGGGCAACACAGAATCGTTGCGGATCATCGAGGGGGAGGACTGGGTGACCTTGTTCACCTGCACCCCCGTGGGTGTGAACAGCCACCGCCTTCTCGTGCATGCGGAACGGATTCCGGATGCAGACGCCGGGCCGCTCGAGCAGACGATCTCCGGTGACGGTGTGCCGCTCGGATTCCCCTGGTGGGCTGTCTGGTTCGTGGGCGGTTCCGCACTCATCGCCTGGATTCTCTTCGTGCCTCCGCGTAAGAAGTCGCGAAAGCGACCTCTGCCCTCAGCGCCAGAGTCGCCGTCAGGGGCGCCGTCGTCGTCAGCGACCCGCGCGACGGTGTCCGAGCCGCTCACTAGGCTGGAGGGTGAGCAGTAG
- a CDS encoding class C sortase translates to MNVNVMHRADSRGVSGRRRAGGPRVRRRTSAKAMWAPVALQVGAMVGIGALLYPTAADWFATLAHNAEVSGYVRAIEALPEAERLEHLQTAQRYNSFMPPGLLRDPYSPGEDDPGLYADTAYRAYEQVLRVSANGVIGEMSYPRLGIGLPVYHGTSDDILSRGVGHLYGSSLPVGGSSTHSVLTSHSGLVHAELFTPLTGAQIGDTFTVMVLGETHTYRVDQIETVLPDQTSSLEVVDGRDYVTLITCTPIGVNSHRILVRGVRLADDAFSADAREVAGDGKAAGFPWWSVIFVGASGAFALVLLVKPRSRVAISTAAHAAGAPREGEAG, encoded by the coding sequence GTGAACGTCAACGTGATGCACCGTGCTGACTCACGCGGCGTCTCCGGCCGGCGCCGGGCGGGAGGGCCCAGGGTGCGGAGGCGCACGTCGGCGAAGGCGATGTGGGCGCCGGTCGCGTTGCAGGTGGGCGCGATGGTGGGGATTGGTGCGTTGCTCTATCCGACAGCAGCCGATTGGTTCGCCACTCTCGCCCACAACGCGGAGGTCTCCGGCTACGTTCGCGCCATTGAGGCGTTGCCGGAAGCGGAACGTCTGGAGCATTTGCAAACCGCGCAACGGTACAACTCGTTCATGCCGCCCGGGTTGCTGCGCGATCCTTATAGTCCGGGGGAGGACGACCCGGGTCTGTATGCCGATACGGCGTACCGTGCCTACGAGCAGGTGCTCCGTGTGAGCGCCAACGGCGTCATCGGCGAGATGTCATACCCGCGTCTGGGAATCGGGTTGCCGGTCTATCACGGAACGAGCGATGACATCCTCTCGCGCGGCGTTGGCCATCTGTACGGCAGCTCGCTCCCGGTCGGCGGATCGTCGACGCACTCCGTGCTGACCTCGCATTCGGGACTCGTGCACGCAGAGCTCTTCACGCCGTTGACGGGCGCGCAGATCGGCGACACGTTCACCGTCATGGTGCTCGGAGAGACGCACACGTATCGCGTCGATCAGATCGAAACGGTGCTCCCGGACCAGACGAGTTCGCTCGAGGTGGTCGACGGCCGTGACTACGTCACGCTGATCACGTGCACTCCCATTGGGGTCAACAGTCACCGGATCCTGGTTCGCGGCGTTCGCCTGGCGGATGACGCTTTCTCGGCTGACGCGCGCGAAGTCGCGGGCGACGGCAAGGCGGCGGGCTTCCCGTGGTGGTCCGTCATCTTTGTGGGGGCTTCAGGCGCGTTTGCGCTTGTGCTGCTCGTGAAGCCTCGTTCCCGCGTGGCGATTTCGACGGCAGCGCATGCCGCTGGCGCCCCGAGAGAAGGGGAAGCTGGATGA